In Acinetobacter sp. TGL-Y2, a genomic segment contains:
- a CDS encoding sugar transferase — protein MKRFFDVLISGLALLLLSPIFLLVALKVRQNLGSPIFFLQERPGQNGKIFKMIKFRSMKDAVDKNGHPLPDEERITPFGHKLRSTTLDEMPQLINVLKGDMSIVGPRPQLCEFMEHYTPHQMRRHEVRPGMTGLAQVSGRNNLSWEEKFALDVEYVDSRTVLLDFKIMFKTVQVLLNKEGINAPDQAVGATRFSTRDNIKNIDPKSSSNS, from the coding sequence ATGAAAAGATTTTTTGATGTGCTTATTTCAGGTCTTGCACTTTTGCTCCTTTCACCAATTTTCTTATTGGTTGCACTTAAAGTTCGCCAAAACCTAGGTTCTCCGATCTTTTTTTTACAAGAAAGACCGGGGCAGAACGGCAAAATATTTAAAATGATCAAATTTAGGTCAATGAAAGATGCTGTCGACAAAAATGGTCATCCTTTACCTGATGAAGAGCGAATCACACCCTTTGGTCATAAATTGCGTTCAACCACTCTTGATGAAATGCCTCAACTCATCAATGTTTTAAAAGGCGATATGAGTATTGTTGGACCAAGACCCCAACTGTGCGAGTTTATGGAGCACTACACACCACATCAAATGCGTCGACATGAAGTTAGACCGGGTATGACTGGACTTGCCCAAGTGAGTGGTCGTAACAACTTATCGTGGGAAGAAAAATTTGCGCTTGATGTTGAGTATGTCGACTCAAGAACCGTCTTGCTTGACTTTAAAATTATGTTTAAAACGGTTCAGGTTTTGCTGAATAAAGAGGGAATTAATGCTCCAGATCAAGCAGTGGGTGCAACACGATTTTCAACTCGTGATAATATAAAAAATATAGATCCAAAGTCCTCTTCAAATTCTTAA
- the galU gene encoding UTP--glucose-1-phosphate uridylyltransferase GalU, whose translation MIKKAILPVAGLGTRFLPASKSIPKEMVTVVDRPAIEYVVKEAVAAGIEQIILVTHSSKGAIENYFDHNSELDSVLRNKKSFDLLDEINNIIPSHISVISVRQPQPLGLGHAVLCAKDIIGNDAFAVLLPDVLVKDHSDQNDLSLMINRFNQVQAAQIMVEAVLDHLVDQYGIVDVAKMPDEGQSILMQGIVEKPSVGTAPSNLSVVGRYILPAKIMQLLEQTPRGAGNEIQLTDAIAMLQKTEQVEAYRMKGQTFDCGSKIGYLKAVLHYGLAHPKLGAEFKAMIQALDV comes from the coding sequence ATGATCAAAAAAGCAATTCTCCCTGTTGCAGGCCTAGGTACACGTTTTTTACCTGCGAGTAAATCCATTCCTAAAGAAATGGTGACTGTGGTGGACCGTCCCGCTATCGAATATGTGGTGAAAGAAGCGGTTGCCGCCGGGATCGAGCAAATTATATTGGTCACTCATTCTTCTAAAGGTGCAATTGAAAATTATTTTGATCATAATTCCGAATTGGACAGTGTACTTAGAAATAAAAAGAGTTTCGATTTATTGGATGAAATTAATAATATTATTCCAAGTCATATTTCTGTAATTAGTGTTCGTCAGCCTCAGCCTTTGGGACTTGGGCATGCGGTGCTTTGTGCAAAAGATATTATTGGTAATGACGCCTTTGCGGTGTTATTGCCTGATGTATTGGTGAAAGATCACAGTGATCAAAATGATCTCAGTTTAATGATCAATCGATTTAATCAAGTACAGGCCGCACAAATTATGGTAGAGGCTGTGCTAGACCATTTGGTGGATCAATATGGAATTGTGGATGTTGCAAAGATGCCAGATGAAGGTCAAAGTATATTGATGCAAGGCATTGTGGAAAAGCCGAGTGTGGGCACTGCACCGTCTAATTTATCGGTGGTGGGTCGTTATATTTTACCTGCAAAAATCATGCAGCTTCTTGAGCAAACTCCACGTGGAGCGGGCAATGAAATTCAGCTTACAGATGCTATTGCCATGCTACAAAAAACCGAGCAGGTTGAAGCCTACCGTATGAAAGGTCAGACTTTTGACTGCGGTAGCAAAATTGGCTACCTCAAAGCAGTATTACATTATGGTTTGGCACATCCAAAATTAGGGGCTGAATTTAAAGCGATGATTCAAGCGCTGGATGTGTAA
- a CDS encoding nucleotide sugar dehydrogenase: MKINIFGSTLQAAVFAGLFAESGHHVEWCLYPSNCDETQTPEYQDHHVNQLIEKQQKTGFLKRVTQQQCDFKHDVLLLSYANTEYALAEHVIQRLAQHDSSQQKLIINGSTFGLHETEKLSHLCPQHLWAYLPDNIQEGNALNSVLQMQKIIVGVSNDPTAKMITELLRPLFPAKQQYLFMPILDAEFTKLSISGMLATRISYMNDLANVSEKLGIDIQNVQHGLAADNRIGGSYLSPGAGFGGENFSHDILTLSNTVSATGVKSRLLDQVWSINEQQKEILFRKLWNQFQGDLKGRKVAIWGASFKENTNSIQNSSIHPLLKALWAQGVVVYLHDPEALGAIENMYGQREDLVLCHDQYQATQNADALCLLTAWKQYWSPDFAYLAQHMAHALILDGRNIYDPDYVKAQGFSYQGVGRA; this comes from the coding sequence ATGAAAATTAATATTTTCGGTTCAACCCTTCAAGCGGCAGTGTTTGCTGGTTTGTTTGCAGAATCAGGACACCATGTGGAATGGTGTCTTTATCCCTCAAACTGTGATGAGACACAAACACCAGAATATCAAGATCATCACGTCAATCAGTTGATTGAAAAACAGCAAAAAACGGGTTTTTTAAAGCGCGTGACCCAGCAGCAGTGTGATTTCAAACATGATGTTTTGTTACTGAGTTATGCAAATACTGAGTATGCACTTGCTGAACATGTTATTCAACGTCTTGCTCAGCACGATTCATCTCAGCAAAAGCTGATCATTAATGGTTCGACTTTTGGCCTGCATGAAACAGAAAAATTATCTCATTTATGTCCACAACATTTATGGGCATATTTGCCGGATAATATTCAAGAAGGCAATGCTTTAAACAGTGTACTTCAAATGCAGAAAATCATTGTAGGGGTGTCGAATGACCCAACTGCCAAAATGATTACTGAACTGTTGAGACCTTTATTCCCTGCGAAACAGCAGTATCTTTTTATGCCGATACTGGATGCCGAATTTACCAAACTGAGTATTTCGGGGATGTTGGCCACTCGCATCAGTTATATGAATGATCTTGCTAATGTGTCTGAAAAACTGGGCATTGATATCCAGAATGTTCAACACGGTCTCGCAGCTGATAATCGGATTGGTGGCTCGTATCTGTCGCCGGGTGCAGGGTTTGGAGGGGAGAATTTCTCACATGATATTTTAACCCTATCCAATACCGTCTCTGCCACAGGTGTCAAAAGTAGACTATTAGATCAAGTGTGGTCGATCAATGAACAACAAAAAGAAATTTTGTTTAGAAAACTGTGGAATCAGTTTCAAGGTGATTTAAAAGGTCGAAAAGTGGCGATTTGGGGTGCTTCATTTAAAGAAAACACCAATAGTATTCAAAATTCATCTATTCATCCCTTATTGAAGGCACTTTGGGCGCAAGGGGTGGTGGTGTATTTACATGACCCTGAGGCACTGGGTGCAATTGAGAATATGTACGGTCAGCGTGAAGACTTGGTTTTATGTCACGATCAGTACCAAGCCACTCAAAATGCGGATGCACTGTGTTTATTGACTGCTTGGAAGCAATATTGGAGTCCTGATTTTGCGTATCTAGCACAGCATATGGCACATGCTTTAATTTTAGATGGTCGTAATATTTATGATCCTGACTATGTGAAAGCACAAGGCTTTAGCTACCAAGGAGTGGGTCGCGCATGA
- the pgi gene encoding glucose-6-phosphate isomerase, with amino-acid sequence MNVTMNTQGLDDQALLEDLTQQANQKKQQHLTGLFAENPQRFEQHSIQFDQLTFDYSKHRIDQDIMQNLYDFADQKKLNEWTARLFSSEAINYTEHRAAMHWALRLPKHDAKHPKLSKQVHEQLDRMYQLVEQIHAGQYRGCTGEVIQDVVNIGVGGSDLGPLMVTHALSDFKVATAKPLNVHFVSTMDGSQLSELLHQLRPETTLFIISSKSFGTVDTLSNAQTVRQWLDKSLGNNACAVKHHFIGVSTKPEKMTEWGIAPQNQFLLWDWVGGRYSLWSCIGLPIALSIGVDGFKQLLAGAYAVDQHVQHAPLSENIPALMALLGIWNNNFLDIQTHAVLPYDGRLKYFASYLQQLEMESNGKSIQRSGQKVEMDTCPIVWGEVGPNAQHAFYQLLHQGTHSVSCDFIAPVQRYNANQFTYAENAEALIEQHHLALSNCLAQSRLLAFGNQALDQKELNDLPEYKQYEGNQPSTTLLLDELNPYSLGMLISLYEHKVFVQSVMWNINPFDQWGVEKGKEIANQILPVLNGTQADVSQLDASTQGLIKILLKK; translated from the coding sequence ATGAATGTAACGATGAATACACAAGGCTTAGATGATCAGGCATTGCTTGAGGATCTAACGCAACAGGCGAACCAAAAAAAACAGCAACATTTAACCGGTTTATTTGCTGAAAATCCTCAGCGCTTTGAACAGCATTCTATCCAGTTTGATCAACTGACCTTTGATTATAGTAAGCATCGAATTGATCAAGACATTATGCAAAACTTATACGATTTTGCAGATCAAAAGAAGTTGAATGAATGGACTGCTCGGTTATTTTCAAGCGAAGCGATTAACTATACCGAACATCGTGCAGCCATGCATTGGGCTTTACGCTTACCCAAGCATGATGCAAAGCACCCTAAACTGAGTAAACAGGTGCATGAGCAACTTGATCGAATGTATCAATTGGTTGAGCAGATTCATGCCGGGCAATATCGCGGCTGTACAGGTGAAGTCATCCAAGATGTGGTGAACATTGGCGTGGGGGGCTCAGATTTGGGCCCACTGATGGTCACTCATGCTTTATCCGACTTTAAAGTGGCGACTGCTAAGCCATTGAATGTACATTTTGTTTCAACGATGGATGGTAGTCAGCTCTCTGAGTTGTTACATCAACTCAGGCCAGAAACCACGCTTTTTATTATCTCTTCCAAGTCATTTGGTACGGTTGATACGCTGTCCAATGCGCAAACCGTGCGTCAGTGGCTCGACAAATCTTTAGGAAATAATGCTTGCGCGGTAAAACATCATTTTATTGGGGTGTCGACTAAACCTGAGAAAATGACCGAATGGGGTATTGCACCGCAAAATCAATTCCTACTTTGGGATTGGGTCGGGGGGCGTTATTCGCTTTGGTCGTGTATTGGCTTACCCATTGCACTCAGTATTGGTGTAGACGGTTTTAAGCAGTTATTGGCAGGTGCCTACGCAGTGGATCAGCATGTTCAACATGCACCACTGTCTGAAAATATCCCTGCTTTAATGGCTTTACTTGGAATATGGAACAATAACTTCCTCGATATTCAAACCCATGCCGTACTGCCGTATGATGGTCGCCTAAAATATTTTGCTTCATACCTGCAACAACTTGAGATGGAATCGAATGGTAAGTCGATTCAGCGCAGTGGTCAAAAAGTCGAAATGGACACTTGTCCCATTGTTTGGGGTGAAGTGGGTCCAAATGCGCAGCACGCGTTTTATCAACTGTTACATCAAGGTACGCATTCCGTCAGCTGTGATTTTATTGCCCCAGTACAACGTTATAATGCCAATCAATTTACCTATGCCGAAAATGCAGAGGCTTTGATTGAGCAGCACCATTTGGCGCTGTCGAACTGTTTAGCTCAGTCACGACTGCTGGCCTTCGGTAATCAAGCTTTGGATCAAAAAGAGCTGAATGATTTACCAGAATATAAACAATATGAAGGCAATCAGCCGAGTACGACTTTGTTATTAGATGAGTTAAATCCCTACAGTCTAGGAATGTTAATTTCGTTATATGAACATAAAGTGTTTGTACAATCAGTCATGTGGAATATCAATCCCTTTGATCAATGGGGGGTTGAAAAAGGTAAAGAAATCGCCAATCAAATTTTACCTGTTTTAAATGGCACGCAAGCGGATGTGTCGCAATTGGATGCTTCGACGCAAGGTCTCATTAAAATTTTATTAAAAAAATGA
- a CDS encoding phosphomannomutase/phosphoglucomutase, translating into MNKLTCFKAYDIRGKLGTELNQDIAYKVGRAYGQIYQPQKVVIGCDIRLSSEGLKQATIRGLNDAGVDVLDLGMTGTEEVYFGAFHLDVQGGIEITASHNPMDYNGMKLVRENARPISADTGLKEIQALAESEQFEDVSKKGQTSSYNILAEFVDHLMGYIDPAKIRPMKLVMNAGNGAAGHVIDAIEAKFKQLNIPVEFVKIHHEADGSFPNGIPNPILIENRESTRQAVIQHQADMGIAWDGDFDRCFLFDQKGQFIEGYYIVGLLAQAFLLKQKGEKIVHDPRLVWNTLDIVAQFGGETVQSKSGHAFIKDVMREHNAAYGGEMSAHHYFRDFAYCDSGMIPWLLAMVVLSETKQTLSSLVEGMITKFPCSGEINFKVTDTKATIQKLFDHYADQHPKIDETDGVSLDFGTWRFNVRASNTEPLLRLNIESRLDHNPKPMQDYVDELTALIQA; encoded by the coding sequence ATGAATAAATTGACATGTTTTAAAGCGTATGACATTCGCGGTAAATTGGGCACAGAACTCAACCAAGATATCGCATACAAAGTTGGTCGTGCATATGGACAAATTTATCAACCGCAAAAAGTGGTGATTGGCTGTGACATCCGCCTGAGCAGTGAAGGTTTAAAACAGGCCACCATTCGCGGACTCAATGATGCGGGTGTAGATGTACTTGATTTGGGGATGACGGGAACGGAAGAAGTCTATTTCGGCGCATTTCATTTAGATGTGCAAGGGGGTATTGAAATCACCGCCAGTCATAATCCGATGGACTATAACGGCATGAAATTGGTGCGTGAGAATGCCCGCCCGATTAGTGCAGACACCGGCTTAAAAGAAATTCAGGCGTTGGCTGAATCTGAACAATTTGAAGATGTTAGCAAAAAAGGACAGACCTCAAGCTATAACATTTTAGCTGAATTCGTCGATCACCTCATGGGCTATATTGACCCTGCCAAAATTCGCCCAATGAAATTGGTCATGAATGCAGGCAACGGTGCAGCAGGCCACGTGATTGATGCGATTGAAGCGAAATTTAAACAGCTCAACATTCCTGTAGAATTTGTCAAAATTCATCATGAAGCCGATGGCAGTTTCCCCAATGGTATTCCCAATCCAATTCTGATTGAAAATCGCGAGAGTACACGCCAAGCGGTGATTCAGCATCAAGCCGATATGGGCATTGCTTGGGATGGTGACTTCGACCGTTGTTTCTTATTCGATCAGAAAGGTCAATTTATTGAAGGCTATTATATCGTCGGTTTACTTGCACAGGCATTCTTGCTTAAACAAAAGGGCGAGAAAATCGTTCATGATCCACGACTGGTTTGGAATACTTTAGATATTGTCGCGCAATTTGGCGGTGAAACGGTTCAGTCTAAATCGGGTCATGCTTTTATTAAAGATGTAATGCGTGAGCACAATGCAGCTTATGGCGGCGAAATGAGTGCACATCACTATTTCCGTGATTTTGCTTATTGTGATAGTGGTATGATTCCGTGGTTATTGGCGATGGTGGTGCTCTCTGAAACCAAACAGACGCTTTCAAGTTTGGTCGAAGGCATGATTACCAAATTCCCATGCAGTGGGGAAATCAACTTTAAAGTGACTGACACAAAAGCCACCATTCAAAAACTGTTTGATCATTATGCAGATCAACATCCGAAGATTGATGAGACTGATGGGGTAAGTTTAGATTTTGGTACATGGCGTTTCAACGTTCGTGCATCCAATACCGAACCTTTACTGCGCTTAAATATTGAAAGTCGTTTAGATCACAATCCTAAACCTATGCAAGATTATGTCGATGAATTAACAGCATTGATTCAAGCATAA
- a CDS encoding BolA family protein, with amino-acid sequence MSLEQQLIERLQTLTPIYLEVVNESAGHGGYFPGKESHFKVSIVSDTFNGLRLVQRHQKIYAAAGDLLSPGKIHALAIHAYVATEWTGTAPASPDCAHAPKS; translated from the coding sequence GTGAGTTTAGAACAACAATTGATTGAGCGTTTACAAACTTTGACGCCAATTTATCTTGAAGTAGTCAATGAGTCTGCCGGTCATGGCGGTTATTTTCCCGGTAAAGAGTCCCATTTTAAAGTCAGCATCGTGAGCGATACCTTTAATGGTTTGCGTTTGGTGCAAAGACATCAAAAAATATACGCAGCGGCGGGCGATTTACTCAGTCCAGGTAAAATCCATGCGCTGGCCATTCATGCTTATGTTGCCACTGAATGGACAGGCACTGCACCTGCAAGCCCTGACTGTGCTCATGCACCAAAATCTTAA
- a CDS encoding SirB2 family protein, whose protein sequence is MDTHLLIKIIHMSSVSLAIVVLLLRATTLFVGVQNNQPNPQRRKLYVGLQHFSFSLVAVTGLILLSMNNFQVQPWFYAKVVLFLVILSSVIKTYKQDDSIAMTQRRAGLLVTTVAFIALIGLIMIKPNFG, encoded by the coding sequence ATGGATACGCATTTACTGATTAAAATTATTCATATGTCGAGTGTGTCACTGGCCATCGTGGTATTGCTGCTGCGTGCTACCACTTTGTTTGTGGGCGTGCAAAACAATCAACCTAATCCACAAAGACGTAAACTCTATGTCGGTTTACAGCACTTTTCCTTCAGCTTGGTGGCGGTCACTGGATTAATTCTGTTGAGTATGAACAATTTCCAAGTTCAGCCTTGGTTCTATGCCAAAGTGGTTTTATTTCTAGTGATTTTATCTTCAGTCATCAAAACCTATAAACAAGATGACAGCATTGCAATGACCCAGCGTAGAGCGGGTTTATTGGTCACCACTGTGGCCTTTATTGCACTGATTGGTCTGATTATGATCAAGCCGAATTTTGGCTAA
- a CDS encoding LysE family translocator: protein MVASWLFIFAVFAVLLIPGPTNALLASAAHHHGLLKAFYLVPIELLGYIYGISLWSLLIHLTMPTWPMLIHLLHLVSASYVIWLAFHLWKSSHLKQHSLKNKTLNRSMLFKSTLHNPKSILFAVGIFPAWTWDSFQNYAYVLAIFTLCLVPCALFWIYFGRKVLAGNLKVVTADRVYKGSAMLLLLSMLPVVIGFF, encoded by the coding sequence ATGGTCGCAAGTTGGCTTTTTATTTTTGCAGTGTTTGCGGTTCTGTTAATTCCCGGCCCAACCAATGCACTTTTGGCTAGCGCAGCGCATCATCATGGTCTCTTAAAAGCATTTTATCTCGTTCCCATCGAGTTGTTGGGCTACATCTACGGGATCAGTTTATGGTCTCTACTGATTCATTTGACCATGCCTACGTGGCCGATGTTGATTCATCTTTTGCATCTGGTCAGTGCATCCTATGTGATTTGGCTGGCATTTCATTTGTGGAAAAGCTCGCATCTAAAGCAGCACAGTCTTAAAAATAAAACCTTAAATCGCAGTATGTTGTTTAAATCGACATTGCATAATCCAAAGTCTATCTTGTTTGCTGTAGGGATCTTTCCAGCGTGGACGTGGGATTCATTTCAAAATTATGCGTATGTGTTGGCGATTTTTACTTTGTGTTTAGTGCCTTGCGCTTTGTTTTGGATTTATTTTGGACGCAAAGTATTGGCAGGGAATTTAAAGGTAGTCACTGCCGACCGCGTATATAAAGGATCGGCAATGTTATTACTGCTCAGTATGTTACCTGTGGTGATTGGCTTTTTCTAA
- a CDS encoding DedA family protein, whose product MDLIDFILHVDDHLLEFIKNYGIWIYGILFLIIFVETGLVVMPFLPGDSLLFAAGALAASTGAMNPWVLGVLLFIAAVLGDTLNYHIGKYIGPRVFEIESRFINKKHLVATQKFFDKHGGKTIIFARFIPFARTFAPFVAGAGSMNYTFFLTFNVIGAFCWIASFITLGYLFGNMPIMKDNFTYLIFGIIILSVLPGVIGFIRHKFFTSKKSETL is encoded by the coding sequence ATGGATTTAATTGATTTCATTCTGCATGTAGATGACCATCTACTTGAATTTATAAAAAATTATGGCATCTGGATATACGGGATTCTGTTCCTGATTATTTTTGTAGAAACCGGCTTAGTCGTAATGCCGTTCCTACCGGGTGACAGTTTGCTGTTTGCAGCAGGTGCATTAGCAGCATCCACAGGCGCAATGAATCCATGGGTTTTGGGTGTTTTACTGTTTATTGCAGCAGTGCTGGGCGACACCTTAAATTACCATATTGGTAAATATATTGGACCGCGTGTGTTTGAAATTGAATCTCGTTTTATCAATAAAAAGCATTTGGTTGCTACTCAAAAATTCTTTGATAAACACGGTGGAAAAACCATTATCTTTGCGCGTTTCATTCCTTTTGCACGCACTTTTGCGCCGTTTGTAGCAGGTGCAGGCAGCATGAACTACACCTTCTTTCTGACCTTTAACGTGATTGGTGCATTTTGCTGGATTGCATCCTTTATTACCTTGGGTTATCTGTTTGGCAATATGCCGATTATGAAGGATAATTTTACCTATTTGATCTTTGGTATTATTATTTTAAGCGTGCTGCCGGGTGTAATCGGGTTTATCCGTCATAAATTTTTCACTTCGAAAAAATCTGAAACCCTGTAA
- a CDS encoding DoxX family protein, giving the protein MFNPNLVVKNAVQHGQIDAVLSLIARVLMAYIFIVAGWGKLTAYQATVGYMESMGVPAFMLPLTILVELGGGLALLLGFQARFAALGLAGFSLITALIFHSGADDAINLMKNFAMAGGLIFLVLHGAGKISIDHLIEK; this is encoded by the coding sequence ATGTTCAATCCAAATCTAGTCGTGAAAAATGCCGTTCAACACGGTCAGATTGATGCAGTACTCAGTCTGATCGCACGCGTGCTGATGGCATATATTTTTATTGTTGCAGGTTGGGGGAAACTCACTGCGTACCAAGCAACAGTCGGTTATATGGAATCTATGGGGGTACCTGCCTTTATGTTACCGCTGACTATTTTAGTGGAATTGGGTGGTGGACTCGCGTTGCTTTTGGGTTTTCAAGCGCGTTTTGCAGCGTTGGGATTGGCAGGATTTAGCTTAATCACGGCTTTAATATTTCACAGTGGTGCGGATGATGCCATTAATCTCATGAAGAACTTCGCTATGGCGGGTGGCCTAATATTTTTAGTCTTGCATGGCGCGGGTAAAATCAGCATAGATCATCTTATTGAAAAATAA
- the guaA gene encoding glutamine-hydrolyzing GMP synthase, which yields MTTNTQITEDRILILDFGSQYSQLIARRVREAGVYSEMYAYDMSEEDIRAFNPNGIILSGGPESVHEAGSPRAPEVVFNLGVPVLGICYGLQTMSAQLGGKVEPGDVHEFGYAEVDIQIRDKLIGDLEDSVDKLKVWMSHGDKVTAIPAGFQVTASTPSCPFAMVSDETRRFYGIQFHPEVTHTAKGAELLSNFVHGICGCRNLWNSENIIDLRVEQLRAQIGDQKVLLGLSGGVDSSVVAALLHKAIGDQLTCVFVDNGLLRLNEGEQVMDMFAKNMGIRVIRADAEERFLTALKGEVDPEKKRKIIGREFIGVFAEEARKLDGVNFLAQGTIYPDVIESAATKNGKAHVIKSHHNVGGLPEDLAFELVEPIRDLFKDEVRRLGTTLGLPFEMLYRHPFPGPGLGVRILGEVKKEYADILRLADDIFMQELRASGWYDKTAQAFAVFQPVKSVGVVGDGRRYAWVIALRAVETVDFMTARFAHLPYDLVDKISTRIMNEIADVSRVVYDVSSKPPATIEWE from the coding sequence ATGACGACCAATACCCAAATTACTGAAGACCGCATCCTGATTTTGGATTTCGGTTCTCAATATAGCCAGCTCATTGCACGTCGCGTGCGTGAAGCTGGTGTTTATTCAGAAATGTACGCTTATGATATGTCTGAAGAAGACATTCGTGCATTTAACCCAAACGGGATCATTCTTTCAGGTGGTCCAGAAAGTGTTCATGAAGCGGGTAGTCCACGCGCGCCAGAAGTTGTATTTAACTTAGGTGTTCCTGTTCTTGGTATTTGCTATGGCTTACAAACCATGTCAGCGCAGCTTGGCGGTAAAGTAGAGCCAGGTGATGTACATGAGTTTGGTTATGCAGAAGTAGACATTCAAATTCGTGATAAGTTGATTGGCGATCTTGAGGATTCTGTAGACAAATTAAAAGTATGGATGAGTCATGGCGATAAAGTGACTGCAATTCCTGCTGGTTTCCAAGTGACTGCAAGTACACCAAGTTGCCCATTCGCGATGGTGTCTGATGAAACACGTCGTTTCTATGGTATTCAGTTCCATCCAGAAGTAACGCATACAGCAAAAGGCGCGGAGCTATTGTCAAACTTCGTTCATGGCATTTGTGGTTGCCGTAACTTATGGAACTCTGAAAATATTATTGATTTACGTGTTGAACAACTTCGCGCGCAAATTGGTGATCAGAAAGTATTACTCGGTCTTTCAGGTGGTGTGGATTCTTCTGTTGTGGCTGCACTTCTTCATAAAGCGATTGGCGATCAATTGACTTGTGTATTCGTAGATAACGGCTTACTTCGTTTGAACGAAGGCGAGCAAGTGATGGACATGTTTGCGAAAAACATGGGTATTCGCGTGATTCGTGCCGATGCTGAAGAGCGTTTCTTAACTGCGCTTAAAGGTGAAGTTGATCCTGAGAAAAAACGTAAAATTATTGGTCGTGAATTCATTGGCGTATTTGCTGAAGAAGCACGTAAGCTTGATGGCGTAAACTTCCTTGCACAAGGGACCATTTATCCAGACGTGATCGAATCTGCTGCCACTAAAAATGGTAAAGCACATGTGATTAAGTCACATCACAACGTGGGTGGTTTACCTGAAGATTTAGCCTTTGAATTGGTTGAGCCAATCCGTGATTTGTTCAAAGATGAAGTTCGCCGTTTAGGGACAACTTTAGGTCTTCCTTTTGAAATGCTTTACCGTCATCCATTCCCAGGTCCAGGTTTAGGCGTGCGTATTTTGGGTGAAGTGAAGAAAGAATATGCTGACATTCTTCGTTTAGCAGATGACATTTTCATGCAAGAACTTCGTGCAAGTGGTTGGTATGACAAAACTGCGCAAGCATTTGCGGTATTCCAACCCGTTAAATCTGTGGGTGTTGTGGGTGATGGTCGTCGTTATGCATGGGTGATCGCGCTTCGTGCAGTTGAAACAGTTGACTTTATGACTGCTCGTTTTGCGCATCTTCCGTATGACTTAGTTGATAAGATTTCGACGCGTATTATGAACGAGATTGCTGACGTTTCTCGTGTGGTTTATGACGTATCAAGTAAACCACCTGCAACGATTGAATGGGAGTAA